From the Cervus elaphus chromosome 20, mCerEla1.1, whole genome shotgun sequence genome, one window contains:
- the ZMYM1 gene encoding zinc finger MYM-type protein 1 isoform X6 translates to MPPCGGREFRESGNCFQRKKPISLELEDFFASDAKMKESPTSGECDKAVGTQVKRLDEIKVEPDNIQEYCQAQQPKTQENDLKINSAFSDSAPQMTTGIQLSLASSGMNKMLPSVSTTAVQVSCSGCKKVFQKGQTAYQRKGSTELFCSRPCITEYISSVSSPALPKRTCSNCSKDILNLKDVISIQLEDTTASKTFCSQSCLSSYEEKRKPVVTMCTNSVSDKCSMCQKTTAIQYEVKYQSMKHSLCCNACFSKFHSANNLIMNCCENCGAYCSTSSGMFHMLQMEGQSQYFDSSKSITAHKQKPAKTLPSVLCESLKPSDEMIETTNDLGKTELFCSINCFSAYSKAKMESSTAVRDASTNLPSPKKDATPVISNIVSLADTHDALPIVNSDVLQGTVSSVTANVVEDISPTESSNSVQQPSLSPPSSVVSQHTVALDTEEQKDHMLNQDAPNNMKSMKKSDRLRHPKFTSKIRKVKGY, encoded by the exons GAATCTGGAAActgtttccaaaggaaaaaacccaTTAGTTTGGAACTAGAGGATTTCTTTGCATCAGACGCTAAGATGAAAGAATCCCCAACAAGTGGTGAATGTGACAAGGCGGTGGGGACACAGGTGAAGAGGCTAGATGAGATTAAGGTAGAGCCCGACAATATTCAG gagtacTGTCAAGCCCAACAGCCCAAAACTCAGGAGAATGACCTGAAAATAAACTCTGCGTTTTCAGACAGTG CTCCTCAGATGACTACAGGCATTCAGCTTTCTCTGGCGTCATCTGGCATGAATAAGATGCTTCCTTCAGTTTCAACCACAGCTGTTCAGGTTTCCTGTTCTGGTTGTAAAAAAGTTTTTCAAAAGGGACAAACTGCTTATCAGAGGAAAGGTTCTACTGAGCTTTTCTGCTCTAGACCGTGCATCACTGAATACATTTCATCTGTCAGTTCACCAGCTCTTCCGAAGAGAACTTGTTCAAACTGCTCAAA agacATTTTAAATCTAAAGGATGTGATCAGTATACAGCTGGAAGATACTACCGCTAGCAAAACTTTTTGCAGTCAGTCTTGTCTTTCAtcatatgaagaaaaaagaaagccagtTGTTACCATGTGTACTAATAGTGTTTCAGACAAGTGCAGCATGTGTCAGAAGACTACTGCT aTTCAGTATGAAGTAAAATACCAGAGCATGAAACATAGTCTTTGCTGTAATGcctgtttttcaaaatttcacTCTGCTAACAACCTCATCATGAACTGTTGTGAGAATTGTGGAGCTTACTGTTCCACTAGCTCTGGTATGTTTCATATGCTTCAAATGGAAGGACAGTCTCAATACTTTGATAGTTCAAAGAGTATTACAGCACATAAGCAG AAACCAGCCAAAACACTCCCATCTGTTCTTTGCGAATCATTGAAGCCCTCAGATGAAATGATTGAGACTACCAATGACTTGGGGAAGACAGAGCTTTTCTGCTCTATTAATTGTTTCTCTGCTTACAGTAAAGCTAAGATGGAATCTTCTACAG CGGTACGTGATGCTTCAACGAATCTCCCTTCTCCAAAGAAAGACGCAACTCCAGTTATAAGCAATATAGTGTCATTGGCAGATACTCACGATGCCCTGCCCATTGTGAACTCTGATGTATTACAAG GTACAGTTTCTTCAGTAACAGCAAATGTCGTTGAGgat ATTTCGCCCACTGAATCAAGTAATAGTGTGCAGCAGCCTAGCCTTTCACCACCATCATCTGTAGTCAGTCAGCATACGGTTGCCTTAGATACAGAAGAACAAAAAGATCATATGTTAAACCAAGATGCTCCAAACAATATGAAATCCATGAAAAAAAGTGACAGACTACGTCACCCAAAATTTACATCCAAAATACGTAAAGTTAAAG GATATTAG
- the ZMYM1 gene encoding zinc finger MYM-type protein 1 isoform X2, giving the protein MKESPTSGECDKAVGTQVKRLDEIKVEPDNIQEYCQAQQPKTQENDLKINSAFSDSAPQMTTGIQLSLASSGMNKMLPSVSTTAVQVSCSGCKKVFQKGQTAYQRKGSTELFCSRPCITEYISSVSSPALPKRTCSNCSKDILNLKDVISIQLEDTTASKTFCSQSCLSSYEEKRKPVVTMCTNSVSDKCSMCQKTTAIQYEVKYQSMKHSLCCNACFSKFHSANNLIMNCCENCGAYCSTSSGMFHMLQMEGQSQYFDSSKSITAHKQKPAKTLPSVLCESLKPSDEMIETTNDLGKTELFCSINCFSAYSKAKMESSTAVRDASTNLPSPKKDATPVISNIVSLADTHDALPIVNSDVLQGTVSSVTANVVEDISPTESSNSVQQPSLSPPSSVVSQHTVALDTEEQKDHMLNQDAPNNMKSMKKSDRLRHPKFTSKIRKVKGKSQSIKKSWCSNFQRLENSIKKDVIFCYSCQLFCQKKFNYGRESLIAQGISSWKKTLEKFRKHEKSEMHLKSLQFWREYQFCDEAVNDSLSNHSKEIEGNKMYLKLIIENILFLGKQCLFLRGNDQSISSVNKGNFLELLEIRAKDKGEEIFRLMNSQVDFYNSTQIQNDIIEIIKTEILQDIVNEINVSSAFSVICDETTDSATKGQLSVCVRYPQKTSKAVLIKERFLGFIDVEEITGTNLHRSIKAYLQQIGVDLNKIRGQAYDSTSNWRGKFNKIAAEFKKEEPRALYLHCYTHCLDLAVIRFCKEVKELRSALNTLSSLFSTIHGEMSVNFQNIYNLSQNKTCKKHTSQPCWTAHDNTLLSVIEGLPEIIETLEVLSNHSSNTSLVDELSDLLALVSKFEFIFCLKFLYRILSVIGILSKEFQSETIDIFSLSSKIEAILECLSSERNDTYFKTIWDGAEEICQKITCKGFEVERPSFQKRRKIQKTIDPGNSDSMFFPTSTEEQYKVNIYYQGLDTVLQNLKLCFLEFDYYKMKQISELLLKWNEPLNEATAKDVQEFYKFDADIIPELRFYRHYAKLNFVLEYDFINFSNLGHLFIQHGLHNNIPCISKLLYIALSWPVTSASVENSFSTLSRLKTYLCRTRGQEKLSGLALMAVEQELVDKLMEPERLSGIVEKFILQVKEI; this is encoded by the exons ATGAAAGAATCCCCAACAAGTGGTGAATGTGACAAGGCGGTGGGGACACAGGTGAAGAGGCTAGATGAGATTAAGGTAGAGCCCGACAATATTCAG gagtacTGTCAAGCCCAACAGCCCAAAACTCAGGAGAATGACCTGAAAATAAACTCTGCGTTTTCAGACAGTG CTCCTCAGATGACTACAGGCATTCAGCTTTCTCTGGCGTCATCTGGCATGAATAAGATGCTTCCTTCAGTTTCAACCACAGCTGTTCAGGTTTCCTGTTCTGGTTGTAAAAAAGTTTTTCAAAAGGGACAAACTGCTTATCAGAGGAAAGGTTCTACTGAGCTTTTCTGCTCTAGACCGTGCATCACTGAATACATTTCATCTGTCAGTTCACCAGCTCTTCCGAAGAGAACTTGTTCAAACTGCTCAAA agacATTTTAAATCTAAAGGATGTGATCAGTATACAGCTGGAAGATACTACCGCTAGCAAAACTTTTTGCAGTCAGTCTTGTCTTTCAtcatatgaagaaaaaagaaagccagtTGTTACCATGTGTACTAATAGTGTTTCAGACAAGTGCAGCATGTGTCAGAAGACTACTGCT aTTCAGTATGAAGTAAAATACCAGAGCATGAAACATAGTCTTTGCTGTAATGcctgtttttcaaaatttcacTCTGCTAACAACCTCATCATGAACTGTTGTGAGAATTGTGGAGCTTACTGTTCCACTAGCTCTGGTATGTTTCATATGCTTCAAATGGAAGGACAGTCTCAATACTTTGATAGTTCAAAGAGTATTACAGCACATAAGCAG AAACCAGCCAAAACACTCCCATCTGTTCTTTGCGAATCATTGAAGCCCTCAGATGAAATGATTGAGACTACCAATGACTTGGGGAAGACAGAGCTTTTCTGCTCTATTAATTGTTTCTCTGCTTACAGTAAAGCTAAGATGGAATCTTCTACAG CGGTACGTGATGCTTCAACGAATCTCCCTTCTCCAAAGAAAGACGCAACTCCAGTTATAAGCAATATAGTGTCATTGGCAGATACTCACGATGCCCTGCCCATTGTGAACTCTGATGTATTACAAG GTACAGTTTCTTCAGTAACAGCAAATGTCGTTGAGgat ATTTCGCCCACTGAATCAAGTAATAGTGTGCAGCAGCCTAGCCTTTCACCACCATCATCTGTAGTCAGTCAGCATACGGTTGCCTTAGATACAGAAGAACAAAAAGATCATATGTTAAACCAAGATGCTCCAAACAATATGAAATCCATGAAAAAAAGTGACAGACTACGTCACCCAAAATTTACATCCAAAATACGTAAAGTTAAAGGTAAAtcacaaagtattaaaaaatctTGGTGTTCAAATTTTCAACGATTAGAAAACAGTATTAAAAAGGATGTAATATTCTGTTATTCATGCCAGTTGTTCTGCCAGAAAAAATTTAACTATGGAAGAGAGTCACTTATAGCGCAAGGAATTTCCAGTTGGAAAAAAACTCTGGAAAAATTCAGAAagcatgaaaaaagtgaaatgcaTTTAAAGTCATTGCAGTTTTGGAGAGAATACCAATTTTGTGATGAAGCTGTTAATGACAGTTTATCTAATCATTCAAAAGAgattgaaggaaataaaatgtacCTAAAGcttataattgaaaatattttatttcttggaaAACAATGTTTATTCTTAAGAGGAAATGACCAGTCTATTTCATCTGTGAATAAAGGCAATTTTTTAGAATTGTTAGAAATCCGAGCAAAAGATAAAGGAGAAGAAATATTTCGACTTATGAATTCACAAGTTGACTTCTATAATAGTACACAAATTCAAAATGATATTATTGAAATAATAAAGACTGAAATATTGCAAGATATTGTAAATGAGATCAATGTCTCCTCAGCTTTTTCAGTAATATGTGATGAGACAACTGATAGTGCCACTAAAGGACAGCTCTCAGTTTGTGTAAGATACCCACAGAAAACATCAAAGGCTGTATTAATTAAAGAAAGATTTTTGGGTTTTATAGATGTTGAAGAGATAACTGGGACCAACTTACACAGGAGTATCAAAGCTTACCTGCAGCAAATTGGAGTTGATTTGAATAAAATACGAGGCCAGGCCTATGATAGCACCAGTAATTGGAGgggaaaatttaataaaattgcaGCAGAATTTAAGAAGGAAGAGCCAAGAGCTTTATACCTGCATTGTTACACACATTGTTTGGATTTAGCAGTGATTAGGTTTTGTAAAGAAGTGAAAGAGCTCCGAAGTGCTCTAAATACTCTCAGTTCTTTGTTCAGCACTATTCATGGGGAAATGTCGgtaaattttcaaaacatttataaCCTAAGTCAAAACAAAACATGCAAGAAACACACATCACAACCATGTTGGACAGCCCATGATAATACATTACTGTCTGTGATTGAGGGTCTTCCCGAAATCATTGAAACGCTGGAAGTTCTATCAAACCATTCTTCAAACACAAGTTTAGTTGATGAATTGAGTGATTTGTTGGCGTTGGTTTCCAAATTTGAATTTATCTTTTGTTTGAAATTTCTTTATCGAATACTAAGTGTTATAGGAATTCTTTCCAAAGAGTTTCAAAGTGAAACAATAgacattttttctttgtcttcaaaAATAGAAGCAATTTTGGAGTGTTTATCATCTGAAAGAAATGATACTTATTTCAAAACTATCTGGGATGGAGCAGAGGAAATATGTCAAAAAATAACCTGTAAAGGTTTTGAAGTTGAAAGACCTTcatttcagaaaagaagaaaaattcagaaaactatagATCCTGGCAATTCAGACAGTATGTTTTTTCCTACCTcaacagaagaacaatacaaagttaatatttattacCAAGGCTTGGATACTGTAttgcaaaatttaaaattgtgttttttagagtttgattattataaaatgaagcaaatttCAGAACTGTTACTTAAATGGAATGAACCCTTAAATGAAGCAACAGCCAAAGATGTCCaagaattttataaatttgaCGCAGACATCATCCCAGAACTTAGATTTTATCGGCACTATGCAAAGCTCAACTTTGTCCTGGAATATGATTTTATCAACTTCAGCAATCTtggccatttatttattcagcatggTCTTCACAATAATATTCCTTGCATATCAAAGCTATTATATATTGCTTTGTCTTGGCCAGTCACTTCAGCAAGTGTTGAAAACTCATTTTCTACACTGTCTCGTCTTAAAACATATTTATGTCGTACCAGGGGACAAGAAAAGCTTAGTGGCTTAGCCCTAATGGCTGTTGAACAGGAATTGGTAGATAAACTGATGGAACCTGAAAGGCTCAGTGGAATTGTGGAAAAGTTTATCCTTCAGGTGAAAGAAATATAG
- the ZMYM1 gene encoding zinc finger MYM-type protein 1 isoform X4: MCTNSVSDKCSMCQKTTAIQYEVKYQSMKHSLCCNACFSKFHSANNLIMNCCENCGAYCSTSSGMFHMLQMEGQSQYFDSSKSITAHKQKPAKTLPSVLCESLKPSDEMIETTNDLGKTELFCSINCFSAYSKAKMESSTAVRDASTNLPSPKKDATPVISNIVSLADTHDALPIVNSDVLQGTVSSVTANVVEDISPTESSNSVQQPSLSPPSSVVSQHTVALDTEEQKDHMLNQDAPNNMKSMKKSDRLRHPKFTSKIRKVKGKSQSIKKSWCSNFQRLENSIKKDVIFCYSCQLFCQKKFNYGRESLIAQGISSWKKTLEKFRKHEKSEMHLKSLQFWREYQFCDEAVNDSLSNHSKEIEGNKMYLKLIIENILFLGKQCLFLRGNDQSISSVNKGNFLELLEIRAKDKGEEIFRLMNSQVDFYNSTQIQNDIIEIIKTEILQDIVNEINVSSAFSVICDETTDSATKGQLSVCVRYPQKTSKAVLIKERFLGFIDVEEITGTNLHRSIKAYLQQIGVDLNKIRGQAYDSTSNWRGKFNKIAAEFKKEEPRALYLHCYTHCLDLAVIRFCKEVKELRSALNTLSSLFSTIHGEMSVNFQNIYNLSQNKTCKKHTSQPCWTAHDNTLLSVIEGLPEIIETLEVLSNHSSNTSLVDELSDLLALVSKFEFIFCLKFLYRILSVIGILSKEFQSETIDIFSLSSKIEAILECLSSERNDTYFKTIWDGAEEICQKITCKGFEVERPSFQKRRKIQKTIDPGNSDSMFFPTSTEEQYKVNIYYQGLDTVLQNLKLCFLEFDYYKMKQISELLLKWNEPLNEATAKDVQEFYKFDADIIPELRFYRHYAKLNFVLEYDFINFSNLGHLFIQHGLHNNIPCISKLLYIALSWPVTSASVENSFSTLSRLKTYLCRTRGQEKLSGLALMAVEQELVDKLMEPERLSGIVEKFILQVKEI, from the exons ATGTGTACTAATAGTGTTTCAGACAAGTGCAGCATGTGTCAGAAGACTACTGCT aTTCAGTATGAAGTAAAATACCAGAGCATGAAACATAGTCTTTGCTGTAATGcctgtttttcaaaatttcacTCTGCTAACAACCTCATCATGAACTGTTGTGAGAATTGTGGAGCTTACTGTTCCACTAGCTCTGGTATGTTTCATATGCTTCAAATGGAAGGACAGTCTCAATACTTTGATAGTTCAAAGAGTATTACAGCACATAAGCAG AAACCAGCCAAAACACTCCCATCTGTTCTTTGCGAATCATTGAAGCCCTCAGATGAAATGATTGAGACTACCAATGACTTGGGGAAGACAGAGCTTTTCTGCTCTATTAATTGTTTCTCTGCTTACAGTAAAGCTAAGATGGAATCTTCTACAG CGGTACGTGATGCTTCAACGAATCTCCCTTCTCCAAAGAAAGACGCAACTCCAGTTATAAGCAATATAGTGTCATTGGCAGATACTCACGATGCCCTGCCCATTGTGAACTCTGATGTATTACAAG GTACAGTTTCTTCAGTAACAGCAAATGTCGTTGAGgat ATTTCGCCCACTGAATCAAGTAATAGTGTGCAGCAGCCTAGCCTTTCACCACCATCATCTGTAGTCAGTCAGCATACGGTTGCCTTAGATACAGAAGAACAAAAAGATCATATGTTAAACCAAGATGCTCCAAACAATATGAAATCCATGAAAAAAAGTGACAGACTACGTCACCCAAAATTTACATCCAAAATACGTAAAGTTAAAGGTAAAtcacaaagtattaaaaaatctTGGTGTTCAAATTTTCAACGATTAGAAAACAGTATTAAAAAGGATGTAATATTCTGTTATTCATGCCAGTTGTTCTGCCAGAAAAAATTTAACTATGGAAGAGAGTCACTTATAGCGCAAGGAATTTCCAGTTGGAAAAAAACTCTGGAAAAATTCAGAAagcatgaaaaaagtgaaatgcaTTTAAAGTCATTGCAGTTTTGGAGAGAATACCAATTTTGTGATGAAGCTGTTAATGACAGTTTATCTAATCATTCAAAAGAgattgaaggaaataaaatgtacCTAAAGcttataattgaaaatattttatttcttggaaAACAATGTTTATTCTTAAGAGGAAATGACCAGTCTATTTCATCTGTGAATAAAGGCAATTTTTTAGAATTGTTAGAAATCCGAGCAAAAGATAAAGGAGAAGAAATATTTCGACTTATGAATTCACAAGTTGACTTCTATAATAGTACACAAATTCAAAATGATATTATTGAAATAATAAAGACTGAAATATTGCAAGATATTGTAAATGAGATCAATGTCTCCTCAGCTTTTTCAGTAATATGTGATGAGACAACTGATAGTGCCACTAAAGGACAGCTCTCAGTTTGTGTAAGATACCCACAGAAAACATCAAAGGCTGTATTAATTAAAGAAAGATTTTTGGGTTTTATAGATGTTGAAGAGATAACTGGGACCAACTTACACAGGAGTATCAAAGCTTACCTGCAGCAAATTGGAGTTGATTTGAATAAAATACGAGGCCAGGCCTATGATAGCACCAGTAATTGGAGgggaaaatttaataaaattgcaGCAGAATTTAAGAAGGAAGAGCCAAGAGCTTTATACCTGCATTGTTACACACATTGTTTGGATTTAGCAGTGATTAGGTTTTGTAAAGAAGTGAAAGAGCTCCGAAGTGCTCTAAATACTCTCAGTTCTTTGTTCAGCACTATTCATGGGGAAATGTCGgtaaattttcaaaacatttataaCCTAAGTCAAAACAAAACATGCAAGAAACACACATCACAACCATGTTGGACAGCCCATGATAATACATTACTGTCTGTGATTGAGGGTCTTCCCGAAATCATTGAAACGCTGGAAGTTCTATCAAACCATTCTTCAAACACAAGTTTAGTTGATGAATTGAGTGATTTGTTGGCGTTGGTTTCCAAATTTGAATTTATCTTTTGTTTGAAATTTCTTTATCGAATACTAAGTGTTATAGGAATTCTTTCCAAAGAGTTTCAAAGTGAAACAATAgacattttttctttgtcttcaaaAATAGAAGCAATTTTGGAGTGTTTATCATCTGAAAGAAATGATACTTATTTCAAAACTATCTGGGATGGAGCAGAGGAAATATGTCAAAAAATAACCTGTAAAGGTTTTGAAGTTGAAAGACCTTcatttcagaaaagaagaaaaattcagaaaactatagATCCTGGCAATTCAGACAGTATGTTTTTTCCTACCTcaacagaagaacaatacaaagttaatatttattacCAAGGCTTGGATACTGTAttgcaaaatttaaaattgtgttttttagagtttgattattataaaatgaagcaaatttCAGAACTGTTACTTAAATGGAATGAACCCTTAAATGAAGCAACAGCCAAAGATGTCCaagaattttataaatttgaCGCAGACATCATCCCAGAACTTAGATTTTATCGGCACTATGCAAAGCTCAACTTTGTCCTGGAATATGATTTTATCAACTTCAGCAATCTtggccatttatttattcagcatggTCTTCACAATAATATTCCTTGCATATCAAAGCTATTATATATTGCTTTGTCTTGGCCAGTCACTTCAGCAAGTGTTGAAAACTCATTTTCTACACTGTCTCGTCTTAAAACATATTTATGTCGTACCAGGGGACAAGAAAAGCTTAGTGGCTTAGCCCTAATGGCTGTTGAACAGGAATTGGTAGATAAACTGATGGAACCTGAAAGGCTCAGTGGAATTGTGGAAAAGTTTATCCTTCAGGTGAAAGAAATATAG
- the ZMYM1 gene encoding zinc finger MYM-type protein 1 isoform X3 gives MPPCGGREFRESGNCFQRKKPISLELEDFFASDAKMKESPTSGECDKAVGTQVKRLDEIKVEPDNIQEYCQAQQPKTQENDLKINSAFSDSAPQMTTGIQLSLASSGMNKMLPSVSTTAVQVSCSGCKKVFQKGQTAYQRKGSTELFCSRPCITEYISSVSSPALPKRTCSNCSKDILNLKDVISIQLEDTTASKTFCSQSCLSSYEEKRKPVVTMCTNSVSDKCSMCQKTTAKPAKTLPSVLCESLKPSDEMIETTNDLGKTELFCSINCFSAYSKAKMESSTAVRDASTNLPSPKKDATPVISNIVSLADTHDALPIVNSDVLQGTVSSVTANVVEDISPTESSNSVQQPSLSPPSSVVSQHTVALDTEEQKDHMLNQDAPNNMKSMKKSDRLRHPKFTSKIRKVKGKSQSIKKSWCSNFQRLENSIKKDVIFCYSCQLFCQKKFNYGRESLIAQGISSWKKTLEKFRKHEKSEMHLKSLQFWREYQFCDEAVNDSLSNHSKEIEGNKMYLKLIIENILFLGKQCLFLRGNDQSISSVNKGNFLELLEIRAKDKGEEIFRLMNSQVDFYNSTQIQNDIIEIIKTEILQDIVNEINVSSAFSVICDETTDSATKGQLSVCVRYPQKTSKAVLIKERFLGFIDVEEITGTNLHRSIKAYLQQIGVDLNKIRGQAYDSTSNWRGKFNKIAAEFKKEEPRALYLHCYTHCLDLAVIRFCKEVKELRSALNTLSSLFSTIHGEMSVNFQNIYNLSQNKTCKKHTSQPCWTAHDNTLLSVIEGLPEIIETLEVLSNHSSNTSLVDELSDLLALVSKFEFIFCLKFLYRILSVIGILSKEFQSETIDIFSLSSKIEAILECLSSERNDTYFKTIWDGAEEICQKITCKGFEVERPSFQKRRKIQKTIDPGNSDSMFFPTSTEEQYKVNIYYQGLDTVLQNLKLCFLEFDYYKMKQISELLLKWNEPLNEATAKDVQEFYKFDADIIPELRFYRHYAKLNFVLEYDFINFSNLGHLFIQHGLHNNIPCISKLLYIALSWPVTSASVENSFSTLSRLKTYLCRTRGQEKLSGLALMAVEQELVDKLMEPERLSGIVEKFILQVKEI, from the exons GAATCTGGAAActgtttccaaaggaaaaaacccaTTAGTTTGGAACTAGAGGATTTCTTTGCATCAGACGCTAAGATGAAAGAATCCCCAACAAGTGGTGAATGTGACAAGGCGGTGGGGACACAGGTGAAGAGGCTAGATGAGATTAAGGTAGAGCCCGACAATATTCAG gagtacTGTCAAGCCCAACAGCCCAAAACTCAGGAGAATGACCTGAAAATAAACTCTGCGTTTTCAGACAGTG CTCCTCAGATGACTACAGGCATTCAGCTTTCTCTGGCGTCATCTGGCATGAATAAGATGCTTCCTTCAGTTTCAACCACAGCTGTTCAGGTTTCCTGTTCTGGTTGTAAAAAAGTTTTTCAAAAGGGACAAACTGCTTATCAGAGGAAAGGTTCTACTGAGCTTTTCTGCTCTAGACCGTGCATCACTGAATACATTTCATCTGTCAGTTCACCAGCTCTTCCGAAGAGAACTTGTTCAAACTGCTCAAA agacATTTTAAATCTAAAGGATGTGATCAGTATACAGCTGGAAGATACTACCGCTAGCAAAACTTTTTGCAGTCAGTCTTGTCTTTCAtcatatgaagaaaaaagaaagccagtTGTTACCATGTGTACTAATAGTGTTTCAGACAAGTGCAGCATGTGTCAGAAGACTACTGCT AAACCAGCCAAAACACTCCCATCTGTTCTTTGCGAATCATTGAAGCCCTCAGATGAAATGATTGAGACTACCAATGACTTGGGGAAGACAGAGCTTTTCTGCTCTATTAATTGTTTCTCTGCTTACAGTAAAGCTAAGATGGAATCTTCTACAG CGGTACGTGATGCTTCAACGAATCTCCCTTCTCCAAAGAAAGACGCAACTCCAGTTATAAGCAATATAGTGTCATTGGCAGATACTCACGATGCCCTGCCCATTGTGAACTCTGATGTATTACAAG GTACAGTTTCTTCAGTAACAGCAAATGTCGTTGAGgat ATTTCGCCCACTGAATCAAGTAATAGTGTGCAGCAGCCTAGCCTTTCACCACCATCATCTGTAGTCAGTCAGCATACGGTTGCCTTAGATACAGAAGAACAAAAAGATCATATGTTAAACCAAGATGCTCCAAACAATATGAAATCCATGAAAAAAAGTGACAGACTACGTCACCCAAAATTTACATCCAAAATACGTAAAGTTAAAGGTAAAtcacaaagtattaaaaaatctTGGTGTTCAAATTTTCAACGATTAGAAAACAGTATTAAAAAGGATGTAATATTCTGTTATTCATGCCAGTTGTTCTGCCAGAAAAAATTTAACTATGGAAGAGAGTCACTTATAGCGCAAGGAATTTCCAGTTGGAAAAAAACTCTGGAAAAATTCAGAAagcatgaaaaaagtgaaatgcaTTTAAAGTCATTGCAGTTTTGGAGAGAATACCAATTTTGTGATGAAGCTGTTAATGACAGTTTATCTAATCATTCAAAAGAgattgaaggaaataaaatgtacCTAAAGcttataattgaaaatattttatttcttggaaAACAATGTTTATTCTTAAGAGGAAATGACCAGTCTATTTCATCTGTGAATAAAGGCAATTTTTTAGAATTGTTAGAAATCCGAGCAAAAGATAAAGGAGAAGAAATATTTCGACTTATGAATTCACAAGTTGACTTCTATAATAGTACACAAATTCAAAATGATATTATTGAAATAATAAAGACTGAAATATTGCAAGATATTGTAAATGAGATCAATGTCTCCTCAGCTTTTTCAGTAATATGTGATGAGACAACTGATAGTGCCACTAAAGGACAGCTCTCAGTTTGTGTAAGATACCCACAGAAAACATCAAAGGCTGTATTAATTAAAGAAAGATTTTTGGGTTTTATAGATGTTGAAGAGATAACTGGGACCAACTTACACAGGAGTATCAAAGCTTACCTGCAGCAAATTGGAGTTGATTTGAATAAAATACGAGGCCAGGCCTATGATAGCACCAGTAATTGGAGgggaaaatttaataaaattgcaGCAGAATTTAAGAAGGAAGAGCCAAGAGCTTTATACCTGCATTGTTACACACATTGTTTGGATTTAGCAGTGATTAGGTTTTGTAAAGAAGTGAAAGAGCTCCGAAGTGCTCTAAATACTCTCAGTTCTTTGTTCAGCACTATTCATGGGGAAATGTCGgtaaattttcaaaacatttataaCCTAAGTCAAAACAAAACATGCAAGAAACACACATCACAACCATGTTGGACAGCCCATGATAATACATTACTGTCTGTGATTGAGGGTCTTCCCGAAATCATTGAAACGCTGGAAGTTCTATCAAACCATTCTTCAAACACAAGTTTAGTTGATGAATTGAGTGATTTGTTGGCGTTGGTTTCCAAATTTGAATTTATCTTTTGTTTGAAATTTCTTTATCGAATACTAAGTGTTATAGGAATTCTTTCCAAAGAGTTTCAAAGTGAAACAATAgacattttttctttgtcttcaaaAATAGAAGCAATTTTGGAGTGTTTATCATCTGAAAGAAATGATACTTATTTCAAAACTATCTGGGATGGAGCAGAGGAAATATGTCAAAAAATAACCTGTAAAGGTTTTGAAGTTGAAAGACCTTcatttcagaaaagaagaaaaattcagaaaactatagATCCTGGCAATTCAGACAGTATGTTTTTTCCTACCTcaacagaagaacaatacaaagttaatatttattacCAAGGCTTGGATACTGTAttgcaaaatttaaaattgtgttttttagagtttgattattataaaatgaagcaaatttCAGAACTGTTACTTAAATGGAATGAACCCTTAAATGAAGCAACAGCCAAAGATGTCCaagaattttataaatttgaCGCAGACATCATCCCAGAACTTAGATTTTATCGGCACTATGCAAAGCTCAACTTTGTCCTGGAATATGATTTTATCAACTTCAGCAATCTtggccatttatttattcagcatggTCTTCACAATAATATTCCTTGCATATCAAAGCTATTATATATTGCTTTGTCTTGGCCAGTCACTTCAGCAAGTGTTGAAAACTCATTTTCTACACTGTCTCGTCTTAAAACATATTTATGTCGTACCAGGGGACAAGAAAAGCTTAGTGGCTTAGCCCTAATGGCTGTTGAACAGGAATTGGTAGATAAACTGATGGAACCTGAAAGGCTCAGTGGAATTGTGGAAAAGTTTATCCTTCAGGTGAAAGAAATATAG